A segment of the Aureliella helgolandensis genome:
CCAAGATACTCTGAAATGGGCCAGTCATCCCCACGTCACACTGAAATCCTGTTCCCATTGGCAGTATCTGCTCATCTGCGGTCGCTACGTGAGTGTGCGTTCCTAACACCGCCGTGACGCGACCGTCGAGATGTCGCCCCATGAGTTGCATATCACTGGTGGCCTCCGCATGGAAATCCATCAGCCGAATTGATACTTCGGGGGCAACTTCAGCCAAAATTCGGTCCACGGCCCGGAAGGGGCAATCGACGGGCTTCATAAAGACTCGCCCCACGGCGGTTGTAACCGCCATGGATAGGCCATCGCCGATGGGAACAATCGCTAGCGAGCAGCCAGGTCCGTCGGCAGGCCAGTTGGCCGCTCGCACGATATTGGGCTGACTGTCGAGCACTTCCATGATCTCCCGCTTGCGGAAGGCATGGTCGCCGAGCGTAATGGCGTCCACACCGTGCTCGACCAAACGCCGGTAATCCTTGCAACGCAGGCCAGAGCCGTCAGCAGCATTCTCCGCATTGACGACGACCGTGCGTATGTGCAGCAGGCGGCGTAACCATGGAATCGCATTGCATACCATCCGCATGCCGGGTTTCCCCACGACGTCGCCGATGAGTGCGATGCGCGTACAGCCAGCGGGAACCGGGGGGAGCGGTTCGAGCAGCGACGCGGGGATGGGAGGGACATGTTCCGGTGGAATCACCTGGCAACCTCAATGAATCGTGATTCTCGCACGACCGTCACT
Coding sequences within it:
- a CDS encoding TIGR00282 family metallophosphoesterase, which gives rise to MIPPEHVPPIPASLLEPLPPVPAGCTRIALIGDVVGKPGMRMVCNAIPWLRRLLHIRTVVVNAENAADGSGLRCKDYRRLVEHGVDAITLGDHAFRKREIMEVLDSQPNIVRAANWPADGPGCSLAIVPIGDGLSMAVTTAVGRVFMKPVDCPFRAVDRILAEVAPEVSIRLMDFHAEATSDMQLMGRHLDGRVTAVLGTHTHVATADEQILPMGTGFQCDVGMTGPFQSILGRKIEAVHTATIKGVPLPFQVATEDVRLNGTWFDAHMETGKCMQIGRIHWRESLIDQFVAQAQRDRQVL